The genomic interval CGCGACCGCCCGCTCCCGCCGAATTCGCGGTCGAGGGCGTAGACATCGCCTAACGCCGCCTGGAGCTGGGCGCGGATATCGGTCATGCGTGCGGGGCGCGGGCGAGGCAGGAGAAGTCGCGCATGCGAGCATCAACATGCCACGCCCGGCGTTCTTTGGCGAGACAGATGCGCCTGCCACGAAACGGGTGCGCTCGTTCGTTCCGGCGATCGTCAGCGCGTGGGCGCGGGATGAACGGAGATGGCCGCCGTCCACACCTGCTGCACCCCCGTCCGGTTGTCGATCCACGCCGCGTGGAAGCGTCCGTCGGCCGAGGTGGCGAGCCCCGCCGTGTCGCCGCCATTCGCGAGATAGTCGGGACCGCGTTGCGCGCGGGCGGCGTTGGGCGCCGTGGCCACCGCGACGCTGGCGCTCCAGGTGACGCCACCATCGCGCGAGGCGGAGAAGCGCGGACGATAGCCATCGCCCGCCGGAAACTCGCGACGATCATACCACAGGACGCCCACGACCCCGTGGCGGCTGACGGCGATGGTCGCCATGGAATGGTCGGCGCCGCCGTTGTCGGCGCGTGCGCCGGTGCCGGCGCGTGCGCCGGCGTCGTCGTTGACTGGGCGCGGCGGCGACCATGTGGCGCCGGCGTCGTCGGACCAGGTGACGAGAATCTCGCCGCGCCCGGTGGCGTAGTCGGCCCACGAGGCGTACAGCCGTCCGCGATGCGGGCCGCTGCTCGCGTCGACCGCGAGTGTCCCGGTGATCCCGCGCGCGTGCGGGAGGTTGTAGCCGCTGGTGACGTTGGCCACGACGTGCGGTGGGTCGAGCGTGCGGGCGCCATCGCGCGAGCGCACGAGCATGAGTGTCGACTGTGTGACGGTCGGCTTTCCGGTGGTGGTGCGAGGGTCGCCACCACCGGGTTGGGCGAGCGTCATGCGCGTGTAGAGCACGGCCACCGAGCGATCGGGGAGGACGACGATGCCGTCCATTCCCGCGTTGATGCCGGCGCTCGCCGTCTGGTCCATGAGGGCGCGCTGCGCCGGCGCCGCGAAGGTGATGCCGCGATCGGTGGAGCGCATGAGGGCGACGGTGTTGCGGAAGTCGTCGTTCTTGTGCGTCCCCGCCTCGCCGTGCACGTGACCGTTGTAGGCGACATACAGCGCATCGTTGGTCACGTCGATGGCCATGAAGGGGCGATCGTTGGTTTGCGGCCCGCGGTGGAGCGGCGTCCAGTGCTTCCCGTCATCGCGCGTGCGCTCGACGCCCAGGTAATCCAAGTCGGAATTGACGCTCCCGGCAGGAGTCGGCGCGCCGTCGTTCACCTTGTGCAGGAAGAACGCGGTCCCCGCCGCGCTCCACGCACAGGTTGGGTCGTTGGCCCAATGCGTAGTGGTCACGGTTGGCGACGACCAGGTGCGACCGCTGTCGGTGGAGATCCACGCGGCCGACTTCACGCGCCGATTCGGTCCCGGTTCGAGCATGGCGCACGCGATGAGACGTGCAGCGTCGCGGGGATGTGCGGCGATGACGACCTCGTTGAATGGCGACGCCGCTCGTGCCGCACTCACCTGGATGTTGCGCGACACGGTGATCCACAGCGGCGCCTGCGCGTCGCGCATGACGCCGGGACGAATGGAGTACGCAACGACGCCGAGCATGACGGCGGTGCGGAGCGGTGCGAGGCGGGTCATGCGGCAATGGTGGTCGCGGTCGGCGCGCTTCGCAATGCGCGCGCGACCGCTGCAAGTGAGAAGGGTGCGTGCCCGCGCTTGCCGCGTGCGTGCACCCGCGGTCATGTTGGCCGTCGCGCGCGTACCATCTCACCCCTCGGGAGGGCGTCGCCATGCCAAAGGTCCAGGTTCAGGGAGTGCACCACATCACGCTGGTCGGTTCCACACGCCGCAGTGCGATCGACTTCTGGGAAGGGGTGCTCGGCATGCCCTTCATCTTCGAGCAGCCTAACCTTGGAACCCCGGACGAGAGCCATCTCTACTTCGATCCGGGCGATGGGCGGCTGCTGACGGTCTTCACCCACGAGGCGCGCGAGGATGCCCGGCGCAAGGCGCCGCGTGAGGTGGGGAGTGTGGACCACATCGCCTTCAACGTGTCGCGCGCCACGTTTGTCATGGCGCCAGAACGGCTGCGTGACCATGGCGTGGAGTTCTACGAGCGCGACCGCGGCTTCATGAACTCGATCTACCTGCGCGACCCCAACGGCCTGCTGCTCGAGCTGGCGTGTTACAAGTTCGAGGTGCCGGAGGGATTTCGCGCGGCGGACGTGATGCTCGGCGCGCATCGCCTGCGCGTGTCGCGCGGGGCATACAACATCACCGAGGAGCACCTGGCCGACGCGATCGAGGAGCTGCTGGCGCGGCGCGATCGGTTGGTGCACTCGTAAGGCAGCGACGCGGTGAGGAGGTCGACGCCCGGTT from Gemmatimonadaceae bacterium carries:
- a CDS encoding exo-alpha-sialidase encodes the protein MTRLAPLRTAVMLGVVAYSIRPGVMRDAQAPLWITVSRNIQVSAARAASPFNEVVIAAHPRDAARLIACAMLEPGPNRRVKSAAWISTDSGRTWSSPTVTTTHWANDPTCAWSAAGTAFFLHKVNDGAPTPAGSVNSDLDYLGVERTRDDGKHWTPLHRGPQTNDRPFMAIDVTNDALYVAYNGHVHGEAGTHKNDDFRNTVALMRSTDRGITFAAPAQRALMDQTASAGINAGMDGIVVLPDRSVAVLYTRMTLAQPGGGDPRTTTGKPTVTQSTLMLVRSRDGARTLDPPHVVANVTSGYNLPHARGITGTLAVDASSGPHRGRLYASWADYATGRGEILVTWSDDAGATWSPPRPVNDDAGARAGTGARADNGGADHSMATIAVSRHGVVGVLWYDRREFPAGDGYRPRFSASRDGGVTWSASVAVATAPNAARAQRGPDYLANGGDTAGLATSADGRFHAAWIDNRTGVQQVWTAAISVHPAPTR
- a CDS encoding VOC family protein: MPKVQVQGVHHITLVGSTRRSAIDFWEGVLGMPFIFEQPNLGTPDESHLYFDPGDGRLLTVFTHEAREDARRKAPREVGSVDHIAFNVSRATFVMAPERLRDHGVEFYERDRGFMNSIYLRDPNGLLLELACYKFEVPEGFRAADVMLGAHRLRVSRGAYNITEEHLADAIEELLARRDRLVHS